From Miscanthus floridulus cultivar M001 chromosome 15, ASM1932011v1, whole genome shotgun sequence, the proteins below share one genomic window:
- the LOC136508757 gene encoding citrate-binding protein-like, which yields MPMASHAVLPLPWLACMVAVALLASPSPAAASRAARAPVRGGDPTVGFTEVILTEGNFELQHPYNLPSGDRYSFNGGVRQLWVLSSDKPHSPNSHTRPRTEIRMRGYGYSSGVWQFEGYGYVPSGTTGVSIMQVFGGASGHATTLMLLVYDGALRYGHRQVVEDGIYDRWFRLNVVHDVGASNLTVYIDGVEKLWAPGQGGDSHFFKFGVYAQRNASSCMESRWKNIKIFRKD from the exons ATGCCAATGGCTTCTCATGCTGTCCTCCCCCTTCCTTGGCTTGCCTGTATGGTTGCAGTAGCCTTGttggcgtcgccgtcgccggcaGCGGCGTCACGTGCCGCAAGGGCCCCTGTCCGCGGTGGCGACCCGACGGTGGGGTTCACGGAGGTGATCCTGACTGAGGGCAACTTCGAGCTGCAGCACCCCTACAACCTGCCGAGTGGCGACCGGTACAGCTTCAACGGCGGCGTCCGGCAGCTGTGGGTGCTGTCCTCCGACAAGCCCCACAGTCCCAATAGCCACACCAGGCCCAGAACGGAGATCAGGATGAGG GGCTACGGCTACTCTTCTGGGGTGTGGCAGTTCGAGGGCTACGGCTACGTGCCCTCCGGCACGACGGGGGTGTCCATCATGCAGGTGTTCGGCGGCGCCAGCGGCCACGCCACGACGCTGATGCTGCTCGTCTACGACGGCGCGCTGCGGTACGGCCACCGGCAGGTGGTGGAGGACGGCATCTACGACCGGTGGTTCCGGCTCAACGTGGTGCACGACGTGGGCGCGTCCAATCTCACCGTGTACATCGACGGCGTCGAGAAGCTTTGGGCACCGGGACAGGGTGGCGACTCGCACTTCTTCAAGTTCGGCGTGTACGCGCAGAGGAACGCCTCCAGCTGCATGGAGTCGCGCTGGAAGAACATCAAGATCTTTAGGAAAGATTAG